The following proteins are encoded in a genomic region of Streptomyces collinus Tu 365:
- a CDS encoding neutral zinc metallopeptidase yields the protein MQFDDDAALDTSEVADGRGGALGGIPGGGKTVGGGLVGLVVLVVSVLLGVDPGMFGSGSSDTSSSGKPAADLAAECRTGVDANRKEECRIVAVVDSVQAFWKQTETAAGEPYQQAPTFLFTGSVNTGCGNATSDVGPFYCSADDKVYLDLDFFKDLSSKFGAKGGPFAEAYVIAHEYGHHIQDLSGTISRGSGKGQNSGSVKLELQADCYAGVWAHHATTTPDPTSGKPLITDLTKDDINRGLDAAAAVGDDRIQQRYQGKVTPDTWTHGSASQRRQWFSTGYRSGRVANCDTFS from the coding sequence ATGCAATTCGACGACGATGCTGCTCTGGACACGTCCGAGGTCGCGGACGGGCGGGGAGGCGCGCTGGGCGGGATCCCGGGCGGCGGGAAGACCGTCGGCGGGGGACTGGTCGGGCTCGTGGTGCTGGTCGTGTCCGTGCTCTTGGGTGTCGACCCCGGCATGTTCGGCTCGGGCAGCAGCGACACGTCCTCGTCCGGCAAGCCGGCCGCGGACCTCGCGGCGGAGTGCCGGACCGGTGTCGACGCCAACCGCAAGGAGGAGTGCCGGATCGTCGCCGTGGTCGACAGCGTGCAGGCATTCTGGAAGCAGACGGAGACGGCCGCCGGCGAGCCCTACCAGCAGGCCCCCACGTTCCTGTTCACCGGCAGTGTGAACACCGGTTGCGGGAACGCGACTTCCGACGTCGGCCCCTTCTACTGCTCAGCCGACGACAAGGTCTATCTCGACCTCGACTTCTTCAAAGACCTGAGCAGCAAGTTCGGCGCCAAGGGCGGCCCGTTCGCCGAGGCCTACGTCATCGCGCACGAATACGGCCACCACATCCAGGACCTCAGCGGAACGATCTCCCGCGGCAGCGGAAAGGGCCAGAACAGCGGCTCGGTGAAACTCGAGTTGCAGGCGGACTGCTACGCCGGAGTGTGGGCCCACCACGCCACCACCACCCCCGACCCCACGAGCGGTAAGCCACTGATCACCGACTTGACGAAGGACGACATCAACCGCGGGCTGGACGCGGCCGCCGCCGTCGGAGACGACCGTATCCAGCAGCGCTACCAGGGCAAGGTCACACCCGACACCTGGACCCACGGCTCCGCGAGCCAGCGCCGGCAATGGTTCTCCACCGGCTACCGCTCCGGCCGCGTCGCCAACTGCGACACGTTCAGCTGA
- a CDS encoding GNAT family N-acetyltransferase — MLELRTLEADDWPLWRELRLAALADAPYAFGSTLAQWQGAGDREERWRARLSIPGAHDLMALLDGLPVGMASGVPGEGAEYVELISMWVDPAARGKGVGDHLIQAVERWAAERGAKTLRLSVMPDNRTATALYARHGFTDTGEPGDLLLDGVGRERVMAKRLDTVRSPHHGKW; from the coding sequence ATGCTTGAACTACGCACCTTGGAAGCAGACGACTGGCCCCTTTGGCGGGAGTTGCGACTGGCCGCGCTCGCTGATGCGCCCTACGCGTTCGGATCGACGCTGGCTCAGTGGCAGGGCGCCGGCGACCGGGAGGAACGCTGGCGTGCCCGTCTGTCGATTCCTGGCGCGCACGATCTCATGGCGCTCCTCGACGGCCTCCCAGTGGGCATGGCCAGCGGAGTGCCGGGCGAGGGAGCGGAGTACGTGGAGTTGATCTCGATGTGGGTCGATCCCGCGGCTCGCGGCAAGGGCGTGGGCGACCACCTGATCCAGGCGGTCGAGCGGTGGGCGGCGGAGCGCGGTGCCAAGACGCTGCGGTTGTCCGTCATGCCGGACAACCGCACGGCGACCGCGCTCTATGCGCGCCACGGTTTCACGGACACGGGTGAGCCCGGCGACCTCCTGCTCGATGGTGTGGGCAGGGAGCGGGTCATGGCGAAGCGCCTGGACACTGTCCGATCTCCACATCACGGCAAATGGTGA